AGCATGCAGATGGCCCTTCCGCCAAGTGCCCAGagcctctctgaccctctgcagCTCTCGGTGGCCACCGTGTTTCTCACTGCCCTATGGGAGCCAACCACCATGGGGACAGCCCCTCTGGTCTGACCTCCTGGGCCGGCGTGGAAGCAGTTTGCACAGGTTTGGCAGATCTGGCCACGCCTGTGTGCAGGGGACACCCGCTGGGTCACCTTAGGGTGTGGGGAGGGTCTTCGTGGGGGGAGAGGGCCAGTTTGGGGTGCAGACGCCCTGAGGGCTGTGTTCCGGAAGTCTTTGGCCCAGGTCTTCTGCGTCCCAGCTGGAGCTCTGCTAGCTGCGCCGATCTGTAGGAGATAAAGGGGGCCGGCTAGAACCGCACCCTAAGCTGCTGACCAGGCCTGAGATCAGTCAGCTTGGCGTCTGGCCACTCTTCTTGGGGTGCCCACACTCCTCATTCTGCACTCCCCCCACCTCAGGGCCCCCGACCCCTCCTGCACGAAGGGCTCAGGAAGGTCTGGCGTGCCTCCCACTCCCGCCCTTGCAGGAGGGACAGGCCAGCAGGGAGAGGCCCTGTCCAGCCTGCACGTTGGACCCTGGGCTTGCCTGCCTCAGCCCCTGGCACTGGGCCCTCAGGTTCTGCTTCCCActgcccccagcctctcccttgTGCCCGGGGTCTTTGGGGAGCCACCTGTCTCTAGAAGCCTCTCACCTGTGCCCAGGCCTTTGGGGAGCCGCCCCGTCTCCAGGAAGAGCCAGAGGTTGCTGCATCTGTGCGACTCCACTCGGGTCACCCAATAGCTGGCCACTGAGCCTGTgactggggacaggggcaggggccAGTGGGCTGTGGGCCTGGGTCTCTGCACTTCTCAGGGAAAGGGGACCTGGGCAGATGGTGGTGGTGGGCTCGGCAGGACGCCCACTGAGAACTGGGACCCCATCCCAGGAGGCAGGCCTCCCACCCCTGCCGAAGAGCCAGcatcccctctggcaatcagGTGCATTTCCAAGGCCATAGGCACAGGCCCCGGAGTACCCACCTACGGCCACCAGCACCTTCCACTGGAAGGGGTACGGAAACTTCCTCTGAAGGAACATCTGCAGGCCGAAGGTTGCACCGGTGCCTGCCAAGAGCCAAGGTCTCCGTCAGCCAGCCTGTCCACGAGGTGCTGAGCGCCCCCGGCACCTGTCAGGCTCCCAGCACCTGACGCCACCTGCCGGGGAGTCAGGGTGAGACAGGAGGGCGAGGTCTCTCCATACCCCAGGACACGGGGACCCAGCCTACCTGTGACAAAGGTGAAAATGCCCTTCACGAAGGCGCTCGACTGGCACGCGGCATACTCCCGGAGTCCCTGGGATGAGGGAGGGGATTGAGGGCCCAGTTCCCCTCCCGCTTCTTTTACCGTCCCTCCCGTCCCTCCTTCGGGCCGTAAGGAAGGAGACCTCCTCGTGAGGCCCTGAGGGCTTGGACACATCCCACCTGCCTGCATGTCCACCCAGGATGCCCCGGTCCCCACAGCAGGAGgctccccccctctctgtccctgtccctcttccctgacgaggacccctcccccccccccccccccccccccccacggatCCTCTACCCGCTCCGCTCAGGTCAGCTGCTGAGGTCGGGGGCCCGCGTTCCAGGCGGCCTTCTCACCGGGTGCTTGGCGGCCACGGCGTCGTCCACCCGGGACAGGCCCAGGTTCACCATGTCTGGCGGGTCACCGGGAGCCAGCGGGCGAGCCTGCGCAGGACccggcggagggggcggggccgagcAGAGGGGCGGGCCTGCGCAGGACccggcggagggggcggggccgagcAGAGGGGCGGGCCTGCGCAAGACccggcggggagggcggggccgAACAGAGGGGCGGGCCCGCGCAAGACccggcggagggggcggggccgaaCAGAGGGGCGGGCCTGCGCAGGACACGCGGAGGGGGCGGGAGCGAGAGGAGGGGCGGAGCCTGTGTCGGAAGGGGGAGGCGTGGGGGGGCGTGGCTAGGGTCCTGTGAGAAGGTGGGAAAGGGTGGGGGGTGATGGTGGGTAGTCTGGGCGATGGGACTCAGGTGGCCTTTGAAGTAGAAGGGGAGTGAGGCTGGGTCCTGGCCAGGTCTTCTGGGGTAGATTGACCATCAGTTTAGGTCGGTGGTCAGAACGTTGAAGTCCCAGCTGGCACAGGGACCTGGGAATGGACAGATTCCCTGGACTATTGGGTCCTGTGTGACATGTGGGCAGGTCTAGCTTACCTGTATGCCCCAGCCACGGTGGAGAAGCAAAGCTACCGCCTGGCCTGAGGATGAGGCCAGGCCTGGGCTGTTTTCCTGACTCGGGGGCAGTGCCTGTCCAGTGGCCAAGGCTGGGCATTCTGGGTGAGGCAAGACCCCTCCTTTGAGGCTCCGGCCCTTTACTAAATGGTCATGTTGACCTTAAGAATgaaagttattttaccagcagATATGGGTTGATTGGGGAATAGCGCAGAATTGCAATTTGGGATATGCAAGCTAACGGCAAAACCACAGACAAGTCCAACAGAGGAGAGAAACATTATTTTACggagaagaaggaaatgggagGGGTCCTGAACCAAACCCA
This DNA window, taken from Acinonyx jubatus isolate Ajub_Pintada_27869175 chromosome D4, VMU_Ajub_asm_v1.0, whole genome shotgun sequence, encodes the following:
- the TMEM141 gene encoding transmembrane protein 141: MVNLGLSRVDDAVAAKHPGLREYAACQSSAFVKGIFTFVTGTGATFGLQMFLQRKFPYPFQWKVLVAVVTGSVASYWVTRVESHRCSNLWLFLETGRLPKGLGTDRRS